DNA from Malus sylvestris chromosome 11, drMalSylv7.2, whole genome shotgun sequence:
gagaagtgAGGCAACGTGGTTTCTAAACTCGGCGATTTGGAAAGAGCTTGGCTTGAAATTAGTGAACTCGTGGACGATTTCTTTCTCACTCGGAGAGTTTGATGTAGTGAATAAGGAGTTTATTCAATGGGGCTTTTGGTATTTTGGTGTTCATCCATTCCGTTAATTATTAATTTGAGATTCATGTATCTTAGGTTGTGATTTAATGTTTTGTAGTAATTTTGATGCATTGTAAGTTGTGTTTTAAATTAAGTGGCTAGGTGGAACAATTGTCATTTAATATGTTTCAGTGGCTTAGGGAGTTGTATTTGCATTGATGAAGATGTTTTGGCACACTAGTATATTAGGGAGGGAGTTTGATATGCTAAAGGAGACAATTtggaattataattttatggtaACAAAGAATTGAGCATTGCTCTtctatcatttttctttcaagcCTCGTGTGTTTTTTGAAATCTCCTCTATCTCTTTGTCGTTTTGCATTAAGTGTTGTACTGGAAGTGTGCAAGTCCCTTGGGAAACACAAAAAGATCACCTGCCTGAAGCGTCTGCGTGAAGAGGTTGTTTTTGGTGTCAACGAAACCAACTTCAAGGGTACCGCCAACTAGGAAAAGTAGCTCAACAGAGCGAGGATGAGTGTGTGGTGGGTTGGTAGTGCCATTATTTGGGAACTGAAGGACGACATACGAAACACTCTGCCCATTAAGAGTAGGGAATTCAGCCAAGGATGCCTTCATAACGTTGAAGGGAGTAGGAGGGCCTCTTCCGACAAGGGCACGAAAGCCAGTGTATGTAAAGAAGTTTCCATTTACTGTTCCATTTTCATTTGGAGGCACTATGAAGTCAGTAATAATGTCCAGGTCTCCAGCCATTGCCATTTGAACAATGGCATACGAAAAAACTAAAAGTGAGAGGAATCTGAGGCTAGATGTTCTGGAGGTCATTGTTGAAACCTGATTAACTAAATTTGAGTTGGATGACATGTAAAGTTcttatgaatgacaatgagtGTTATTTAATATTACTTGAATAACAGTTAGCTTGGTTTTCAAGTTAAATGTGACGCAGATAGTATAGTTGGTCTTAACTTCGTAAGGTTTATAGAGTCTTATTAACTTAAAGCAATTCTGATAAGGATTGAATGCAAAGATGTTTAATCATGATAGGACTCATTCATTATTAAGGCGATAAGGATACACAACTGTTAATAGGCTGGTTGTGTAACCCTAGTGATATATATATGAAGTTACAGTCCCTGCTCCCATACGTGAAAAACCCTAGAGATACTGGAACCTATTCATACAGTAAGGGACCTATTGAGTAGTGGGAGTAGAAGACTGACTTGCGTTGCAAATATGGCCTCAAACACAAGTAGGTGTTTCTGTACTTAGTTTCTGGTATGCTTTATATTCTGCATGATATAATTGTATCGTAACCCTAGGGCCCAGTTGTTGTGGTTGTAGTTTATAGGTTTTATAGAACtgcttacatgtggtatcagagccacccaACATGGCTAGGGTCCATTCTAAATCTTACACTAATGATTATTATGTTTAAGATCTTGGTAGTTCCGCTGCAAACTTTTCTTCATATCTGATAGAGTTTTCCTTATTAATGTTGATACATGCTTACATTCATTAAAActggttatatatatacatacacttTATATCAGAATGATGTGTTTGTTCAAGTTTTATTAGGAAGAGATTATCTAACAATGGCATATATGACTACTCGATGACACTAATGGAGATGTGCAAGACTATAGGGTTCATGTTATCATAATGATAACGTATGAAcaactaaaacaagaaaacaatacctattctgctcaaaagtgtttagATCATTGTTTTGACTTGTGAATCAAACATATTGATGTGGTGACTCGTTTAAAAGCATTTGAATGataatctgctcaaaagtgtttactattcaatttgtttaaatgATTCAATGTATAGTGGAACATGAGATTGACAAGATTACATTATTCTTCTGCTCAAAAATGTTGAAAACATGTAAATTTACCTTGTATCTTATTATCCAGCTATGCAAAATTAATATGAACAACATCTGTCTAAAGATGTTGCTGTGTTCATATGCTTGTTGAGGGAAAACATTATGTGAAAGTTTTCCTCATTAACTGATAAGGTGCAGATTGAATATACTGACATCAAGGAAACTTTGTATTTTGTAGCTCCACATATGACCTCCCTTAACTTCAACAACATTGAAACCCTTACTGGTTCCAACTTCAAGAAATGGAAGGAGGAACGACTTAGGGTTGACAAAACTAGTGAAGTGAACCTGGTGCAAATGGAGAAAGGGTCCAAGTCATTCAATGCTGGTTCAACTTTTACTGCtggtaagaagaagaagaatgtaatttcttcttcttttaaaaaTGCTAACACTTCTAAAGGATTTGTCAAACTCAAACCAGTGAACACTGAgatagaaaaggaaaaggaaagctaTTTTTGTAAAGAAACAGGTCATTTAAGAAGGAATTGCGTTGATTTCAAAAATTGGCTTACAAAGAAAGGTAAAACAATAAATGTTTTTGTCTGTGTAAagtctaatttaatttttattcctCCTCAAAGTTGGTGGTTTGACACTGGATGTTCAATTCACATAACTAATTCTTTGCAGGCTTTTAAAAAACAAAGGAAGTAAACAATGAAGTCTACAATGTTTATGCTGGGAATGGGAGCAAGGTTGCTAACGAGTCCATTGGTAGTGTCAAATTAGTCATGTCATCTGGTTTTATTTTGGAATTATGTCCAGTGTTTTATGTACCTTCAATGAGAAGGAGTCTAATTTCTGCGTCCAAATTAGTTAAGTTAGGTATTTCTTTTGTTGGGGACAATGAAAGTGTAAGGTTTTTCGAATCAAATAATATGAATTCCTTGCTTGGTGTTGCTTATTTACAAACTGATATGTGGCAAATGGAATGTTCATATGTGCATGAGTGTTTTAATGTTCAAAGTGTTGGTTCTAAAAGGTTGCTCACTTTTGAAAAATCCTCTATGCTTTGGCACAAGAGGTTGGGGCACATTTTGAAGGAAAGAATCATCACTTTGAGCAAACAAAACTGGTTGCCCCAATTAAATTTTGACGATTTAAAAATCTGCACAGATTGTTTTAAAGGGAAACTTACTAACACAAGGAAAACGGGTTCAACACGCAGTCAACACTTACTTGAAATCATACACACTGACATTTGTGGACCTTTTCCAAACAAAACTATATGTGGAAAGacatatttcatcactttcATTGATTACTTTTCACGCTTTGcttttgtttatttgatttctGAAAAATCTGAAGCGTTggattgttttaaaatctttaagTTAGaggttgaaaaaaaattggaaaaacacattaaaatagTAAGATCCgatagaggtggtgaatatTTTGGCAGGTACACTGAAACTGGACAGCACAAAGGACCCTTTGCTACATACCTTCAAGACAATGGCATAGTTGCTTAATACACAACCCCAAGGACTCCACAACAGAATGGGGTGGCCGAGAGGAGGAATAGGACCCTAAAAGACATGATTCGATCAATGTATGCACAATCAAGATTACCTATGTTTTTGTGGGGGGAAGCCTTGAAAACTGCTAACTACATAATCAATAGGGTGCCGAGTAAGTCAGTAACAATAGTGCCTTTTAAAGCTTGGACTGGAAGAGAACCAAGCTTCAATCATTTTCACATATGGGGCTGCAAAGCTGAGGCACGTTTTAATAATCCAAATGAGAAGAAGCTTGATTCAAGAACAACAAGTTGCAGGTTTATTGGTTACTCGGAAAAATCGAAAGAGTTTAAATTTTACCTTCCTCATGGTCAGTCTCGAATAATGGAAACTCACAATGCAAAGTTTATAGAAGAATCTAAGGAGTTGAGTTCATCTGCCACTAATTCACAGCCTTTTGAGTTCGAAGAAATGAGCAACAATAGCAGTTCCTTGCATGATCAGCAAGAAGCCACAATGCAAATCCCAACAGTGACATTTCTCCCAACCGTGATAGCTCCACTTGAAATGAATACTGACGCACCGACTACAAATGCATTCGCTCAAGAACCAGCTTCAAATGATGTCACTGAAAATAGTGcattaaatgaagaaataaatgtGCAATCACAGGACATTCCCACTGAAGAAAATGAAGTGCCAACTGAAGTACTGGCTGCTGGAAATGTCAGAAGGTCCCAAAGAACGAGGAAAATTAATGTGCTTCCAGATTTTGTATATTTAAATGAAGCCGAATTCAGCCTAGGAGATGAAGATGACCTTGCAACATACCACCAGGCCATCACAAGTATGAGAGCATCCCTATGGCACCAAGCAATGGAGGAAGAGATTGATTCAATGCtgaaaaacaaagtttggaGTCTTGTGCCAAAACCTGCAGGTGTTACAAAAACAGTAGGTTGCAAGTGGGTCTTCAAGACCAAAAGAAACTCACAAGGCAACATTGACAAACATAAGGCAAGGTTGGTAGGCAAAGGTTTCACTGAAAGGGAAGGAATTGATTACAATGAAACGTTCTCTCCCGTGTCTACAAAAGATTCAATGCGAGTGATTCTAGCCCTAACTGCTCATTTTGACCTAGAActgcatcaaatggatgtcaagACCGCTTTTCTCAATGGCGATCTTGAGGAAGACATTTATATGCATCAGCCACCAGGATTTGTTGAAAGGGGGAAGGAATCCATGAtctacaaattaaataaatccatttatggattgaaacaagcCTCTCGACAATGGAACAAAAAGTTTGATCATGTCATGTCATCATTTGGCTTTCGGGAAAATAAGATGGATGAATGCGTGTACCTCAAGATAAGTGGTTCCAAAGTTGTATTCCTAGTTTTATACGTTGATGATATTTTAATTGCTAGCTCAGATTTGACTCTTCTGCAATCAACCAAAGAGATGCTAGCCAACAGTTTTGATATGAAGGACCTAGGAGAAGCCAAGTTCGCTTTGGGAATTGAGATTATTAGAGACAGAAGCAAGAAAGCTCTTGGACTTTCTCAGAGACTGTATGCTGATAGAATAACCAAGAGGTTTAACATGGAAAATTGCTCCAGCGGTGAATTACCAATTGGGAATGGTGATAAGTTCAGTAATGATCAAAGTCCCAAGAATGATTTGGAAAAGGATAGTATGAAGACCAAACCTTATGCATCACTTGTGGGCAGTTTGATGTATGCTCAAGTATGCACGAGGCCGGATttagcatttgcagtaagtGTACTAGGAAGATTTTAATCAAATCATGGGGCAGCTCACTGGACTGTAGCCAAGAAAGTACTATGATATCTCAAAAGAACCAGGGATTTCATGCTAGTTTATGATCAAGTTGATGAATTAGAATTGGTAGCTTACACTGATTCAAATTTGGCAGGATGTATCGATGATAGGAAATCTACGAATGGTTATTTATTCCTACTTGCTGGTGGTGCGATATCGTGGAAAAGTGCCCAGCAAAAGTCGATAGCATCGTCAACTATGAAAGCTGAATTCATTGGCTGCTACACGGTAACCAAACATGTAATATGGCTAAGGAATATGATGAAAGGGTTAGAAATTGTGGACAACATTGACAGACCATTGAAGCTATTTTGTGACAATAAAGCAGCtgtttttttctctaaaaacaataagagatctttggcaaataGGCTGATGGACATGAAGTATTTGAAGGTGAGGGATGAAGTTAAGAAAGGGACCATCGACATTTAGCATATAAACACAACTCTTATGGTGGCCGGTCCCATGACTAAAGCCCTACCAGTGGGAGTATTCAAGAACCGTGTTTTCAACATGGGTGTCAAAGAGAACTTTGAAGCAGCTAATGAGTGGGAGTAAGCACTCAATTGACTGTGATAGGTATGCTTATATATGTATGGTTGTTCTTCAGAACCTTAGTAGTTTTATTCAATCTGCAGACAACATCTAATATGTTATGATATTctcattcatattttattttgataGCTTTTGTTCTTATGTTGTGAGCTGTTGTTTTGGTTAATGGCTCTTGATATCATGACTTTGATGACAACATTGTGCTTTAAGTTTTATGTGCTTGTCATCATGGAGTGCAAAGAACATaccaatttgttttttgttttctttggttcGACATTAAATTTTTAGTGACCCTTTGTCAAGAAAAGTTGGTTGCAAATTTTGAAGGCTCAGTGATCACCATGAATCCTTATGAGTTGAGATTTCTCATTGacattcaagtgggagaatgtaaagttcttgtgaatgacaatgagtATTAGTTAATATTACTTGAATAATAGTTAGCTTGGTTTTCAAGTTAATTGTGACGCAGATAGTATAGTTGGTCTCAACTTCGTAAGGGTTATGAAGTCTTATTTCATGCAGCTAACTTAAAGCAATTCTGATAAGGATTGAATGCAAAGATGTTTAATCATGATATGACTCATTCATTATTAGGGCGATAAGGATACACAACTGTTAATAGGCTGGTTGTGTAACCCTAGTGATATATATATGAAGTTACAGTCCCTGCTCCCATACGTGAAAAACCCTAGAGATACTGGAACCTATTCATACAGTAAGGGAGCTATTGAGTAGTGGGAGTAGAAGACTGACTTGCGTTGCAAATATGGCATCAAACACAAGTAGGTGTTTATGTACTTAGTTTCTAATATGCTTTATATTATGCATGATGTAATTGTATCGTAACCCTAGTGCCCAGTTGTTGTGGTTGTAGTTTATAGGTTTTATAGAACTGCTTACATGACATAATTGTGCTTCAAGGGACCACATATAGGGTGATGGTTGTGGCGATTCTAAAGAGAAGGCAAAGGCATTCAACTATATTAATTTGCTGCTGCAGGCCTTGTTGTAGTTGAAGTTTACACACTAATTTATCTCGTGCCGACTTAGTCGAACATTACAATGTTTCCTTGTAGTTACAGTAGGAAACCATGAAAGTTATAgctttttcattaaatatataGACGGAGTAGAACAGAAGTATATGCTCATGAGCATTTGGCTTTGTTCACAAAACGTTCCTTGTTGACTAATAACATTACAACATAATAAGGCATGTTCATTCGGTTCTTCTGATTCTTGACACCAACCAAACCTTTATTCCAGCTGAACTTTTGCTTCATGGAAAAAGTATAGAGAGAACAACTTTGTACAGAAAGACATGCAAAACTTTCTTATTGTCTAATTGTTGCGACTTTTTTTTGGTGCTCCGCTATACCGGGTACTTTGGGTGTTTTAATGTTAGACCTTGATTTTTGATGTGAAGCCTTGGAGTATACCTGACAATTTCTTTCACGATCCGTTAACACGACACataaacgacacgaaaataacgggtttcgggtcaacacgataattTATTGGGTTGTTATTGGGTCACACGATAAAAACCCAttaataacgggtccttaaTAGGTTTACATGAGAGTGACATGTGGGTAACCTGTTTCGACACGATAAGGAAAaggttattttgatgattttaattgtttaaacttactcaaaaaacttactataaaatacaatagatatagtgggtatgtatatattgtttattaattattatttcatataaattttaaaaatttaagatttatttatttatttttatagtataatataggcaaagagtgagtgtgacatcccacatcgcctaggggagtaatccttaaatgtatattcccatttctacc
Protein-coding regions in this window:
- the LOC126590279 gene encoding germin-like protein 9-3, translated to MTSRTSSLRFLSLLVFSYAIVQMAMAGDLDIITDFIVPPNENGTVNGNFFTYTGFRALVGRGPPTPFNVMKASLAEFPTLNGQSVSYVVLQFPNNGTTNPPHTHPRSVELLFLVGGTLEVGFVDTKNNLFTQTLQAGDLFVFPKGLAHFQYNADAEKPAIAISAFGSAGTVSIPSTLFTTGIDDNVLAISFKTDAGTIQKLKAGLAIRRVA